One segment of Solanum lycopersicum chromosome 1, SLM_r2.1 DNA contains the following:
- the LOC101251930 gene encoding disease resistance protein RPP2A, translating into MATPQNRYSFHVFLSFRGEDTRKNFTDHLYTALINAGIRTFRDDDEIRRGENIESELQKGIRESKISLIVFSKDYASSRWCLDELVNILDRRKKEGHTVLPVFYTVSPEDVQNQSGSFAEAFVNHEKRGNAESGEKRKEWMEKMEKWRLALKEVAELEGMCLAKEVDGHEAKFIQKIIKEILKRLNRTVLSVPSYTVGLEARVKDINSWLQDESSEVGIGMICGLGGVGKTTVAKVAYNSNYDRFDGSCFLANVREISEKHPNGQVYLQKQIFESILKGRKEKIYNADEGIVKMKDAIGNKKVFIVFDDVDQLDVLDSLIGTRDWFYPGSKILITTRCEKLLKSYERHMLFKIKELGDDESLKLFSWYAFAQDHPLEEFKMLSTEAIQHCCGLPLALYDLGSFLSGRGTDIWRSKLQKLEAIPHSRVQKNLEISYKSLDDHDRRLFLLISSLFVGKDKDYVIKFLENGDLHPTVGIQNLIDRSLISIDDENKVMMPPLIQDMGKEIIRRESQDDPERLLCKWLNQCGLSHDLTENSGTDADGVDLQGTHLPEDGLVPALGPNAAKRPYYQDFPEIAVLPYLGNSLKRRFVGLLSTFPLSGGLKRFFPLQQKMSQFTYHAFLSLATKIGKSFGNHLHSALSNAGIRAFSVDELDIDEKGCKELQKTIQESRILIVVLSKDYTSSERCLDELVFILESKKLFGRFVLPVFYDVDPSEVRKQKGCFEQDFLMYEERFKSGTEERRLEWLQKVKKWKTSLTEVADLGGMVLQNQSDGCESRFIQEIVKVVAGRLNRAVLSVALHPVGIDSRVKDINLWLQDGSTSIDMMAIYGMGGLGKSTLAKTAYNLNFDKFDGCSFLADVNKTSERYDGLVSLQRQLLSDVLGRKVEKIYNVDEGVIKIQEAIHRRRILLVLDDVDDRDQLNAVLGMREWFYPGSKIIITTRNQHLFDASEACSCKMYKVMPLNAQESIRLFSWHAFGKEKTPEDHEDLTEKVILHCKGTPLALKVLGSSLCDRSVEVWESALRKLKAIPDNKILEKLRISYDLLDDDDVQKIFLDIVCFFVGKDRDYAVTILDGCGFFSVVGIQILSDRCLIEMDKDKLKVHSLIQDMGREIIRLESPWEPRKRSRVWRYRDSFNILSTKTGTENIEGLVLDKGMSNKLSKAVKSVRSYFFSEDAGPIGHGYPRKRRKHLEHFDDASTEGSDSIEFEADAFSRMQRLRILQLSYVSLTGFFSLFPKSLRLLCWSGFRMKIIPEDLPLESLVALEMKKSYLEKAWEGIKILTSLKILNFSHSPFLKRTPDFSGLPHLKTLILKDCIKLVNIHESIGCLDGLVYLNLRDCKNLRRLPGSFYKLKSLEKLIISGCSRLVTSAIELGKLESLTILQADGMNFGHLVPVGGNMNSWSALWRTWSSKLRRSPGSNQFSFSSLSSSLVSLSLSTCNLTDDALSFGLSNLPSLCFLNLSENLIYNLPQSIKNLGKLQDLWLDGCQSLLSLPELPSSLVKLKAVRCSSLQTVTNLPNLMTTLFLDVMESESLTEISGIFKLKPIDNFEAEILNTLRLLVNLDNTFDTVVEIFNRFTKTKRMYSVQQGLYEFGIFSTSFPGNEVPSWFSNKSEQRLLTLYVDSLPNIKITGLLICIVYERSSPRIFRYFSDSKFGGSHTIDIKVQNITQGLKWIYAPSFIGIPGENNRLTFLCHWKFGKYLQTGDQINVSLPCWDKTFKMKEFGATLAYNNPDLDQSSASTSETRVLATRDTPISEYQSEEIVMEGFMPSYQLAVHHYYLSHPEYYVMRDNADFVVRSILNEKLFEDYDVQTAGSGAEEEDDDDSIFHYDDDEDEEAALAELEELLERSW; encoded by the exons ATGGCAACCCCACAAAACCGTTATTCTTTCCATGTTTTCTTGAGTTTTAGAGGCGAAGACACCCGGAAAAACTTTACTGATCATCTCTACACAGCTCTCATCAACGCTGGAATTCGAACTTTTCGAGATGATGACGAAATCCGCAGGGGAGAAAACATAGAATCTGAACTGCAAAAGGGTATTCGAGAATCCAAGATTTCACTAATTGTCTTCTCTAAAGACTACGCTTCTTCAAGATGGTGTCTTGATGAGCTTGTCAACATTCTTGATCGAAGAAAGAAAGAGGGTCATACTGTCTTGCCTGTTTTTTACACTGTCAGCCCTGAGGATGTTCAGAACCAAAGTGGAAGTTTTGCTGAAGCTTTTGTGAATCATGAAAAGAGAGGAAATGCAGAGAGTGGAGAGAAAAGAAAGGAATGGATGGAGAAGATGGAGAAATGGAGATTAGCTCTGAAGGAAGTTGCTGAATTGGAAGGAATGTGCTTAGCCAAAGAAGTAGACGG GCATGAGGCAAAATTCATCCAAAAGATCATTAAGGAGATACTCAAAAGATTGAATCGCACAGTACTTAGTGTACCTTCATACACAGTTGGACTAGAGGCTCGAGTGAAGGACATTAACTCATGGTTACAGGATGAATCCAGTGAAGTTGGCATTGGGATGATCTGTGGACttggtggcgttggaaagaCTACTGTTGCTAAAGTAGCTTACAACTCTAATTATGATAGATTTGATGGGAGTTGCTTTCTTGCAAATGTCAGAGAAATCTCTGAGAAACATCCAAATGGTCAGGTTTAtttgcaaaaacaaattttcGAAAGTATTTTGAAAGgcagaaaggaaaaaatatacaatGCTGATGAAGGAATTGTCAAAATGAAAGATGCTATTGGCAACAAAAAGgtttttattgtatttgatGATGTGGATCAGCTGGATGTCTTAGATTCACTTATTGGAACAAGGGATTGGTTTTATCCGGGGAGTAAAATTCTCATTACGACAAGGTGTGAGAAACTATTGAAGTCCTATGAGAGGCACATGCTATTCAAGATAAAGGAACTTGGAGATGACGAGTCTCTAAAGCTCTTCAGTTGGTATGCTTTTGCACAAGACCACCCATTAGAAGAGTTCAAGATGCTTTCAACAGAAGCAATACAGCATTGCTGTGGGCTTCCGTTAGCTCTTTATGATTTGGGTTCATTTCTTTCAGGGAGAGGTACGGATATATGGAGGAGTAAATTGCAGAAATTGGAAGCAATCCCTCATAGCAGAGTTCAAAAGAATCTTGAGATAAGCTACAAGTCTCTAGATGATCATGACCGGAGGTTGTTCCTCcttatttcttcattatttgtTGGGAAGGACAAAGATTATGTTATCAAATTTTTAGAGAATGGTGATTTGCACCCAACAGTTGGAATTCAGAACCTCATTGACAGATCCCTCATCAGCATTGATGACGAAAATAAGGTGATGATGCCTCCACTTATTCAGGACATGGGGAAAGAAATTATTCGTCGAGAATCACAAGATGATCCCGAGAGATTGTTGTGCAAATGGTTGAACCAATGCGGTCTGTCACATGACTTGACAGAAAACAGT GGAACTGATGCAGATGGAGTAGACCTCCAAGGCACGCATCTGCCAGAAGATGGTCTTGTCCCAGCACTTGGTCCTAATGCTGCAAAAAGACCATATTATCAAGATTTTCCAGAAATAGCTGTTCTGCCATACCTAGGTAATTCGTTGAAAAGGCGTTTTGTTGGACTTCTTTCGACATTCCCCTTATCTGGTGGCCTCAAAAGATTCTTCCCA CTTCAG caaaaaatgtcTCAGTTTACTTATCATGCATTTCTGAGTTTGGCAACAAAAATAGGCAAGTCTTTTGGAAATCATCTTCATTCAGCTTTATCAAATGCTGGTATTCGCGCATTCAGTGTTGATGAACTTGATATAGATGAAAAAGGGTGCAAAGAATTGCAGAAAACAATTCAAGAATCAAGAATTCTCATTGTTGTCTTGTCAAAAGACTACACCTCTTCAGAGAGGTGCCTTGATGAACTTGTGTTTATACTTGAGAGCAAGAAACTTTTTGGACGTTTCGTTTTACCTGTGTTTTATGATGTGGATCCATCTGAAGTCAGGAAGCAAAAAGGGTGTTTTGAACAAgattttttaatgtatgaagAGAGATTTAAATCCGGGACCGAGGAAAGGAGATTGGAATGGTTGCAGAAGGTGAAGAAATGGAAGACTTCTCTAACAGAAGTTGCTGATTTGGGAGGAATGGTCTTACAGAATCAATCTGATGG GTGTGAGTCAAGGTTTATTCAAGAGATTGTGAAGGTGGTTGCAGGAAGACTAAATCGCGCAGTTCTGAGTGTAGCTCTCCACCCCGTTGGAATAGATTCTCGAGTTAAAGACATAAATCTCTGGTTGCAGGATGGATCAACTAGTATTGATATGATGGCTATATATGGTATGGGGGGTCTAGGTAAATCTACCCTTGCCAAGACTGCTTATAATCTTAACTTTGACAAATTTGATGGCTGCAGCTTTCTTGCTGATGTGAATAAAACTTCAGAAAGATATGATGGCCTGGTAAGTCTACAAAGACAACTTCTTTCAGATGTTCTAGGGAGGAAGGTTGAAAAGATATACAATGTCGATGAAGGAGTCATCAAGATTCAAGAGGCCATCCATCGCAGAAGAATTCTTCTTGTTCTCGATGATGTGGATGATCGAGATCAGCTAAATGCGGTTCTTGGGATGCGAGAATGGTTTTATCCAGGTAgtaaaataatcataacaacCAGAAATCAGCACCTGTTTGATGCTAGTGAGGCCTGCAGTTGTAAGATGTATAAGGTCATGCCTTTGAATGCTCAAGAATCAATTCGACTCTTCAGCTGGCATGCTtttggaaaagaaaaaacacCAGAAGATCATGAGGACCTTACAGAAAAGGTGATACTTCATTGTAAAGGGACTCCTTTGGCTCTCAAAGTTTTAGGTTCTTCTCTTTGTGACAGAAGTGTAGAGGTGTGGGAGAGTGCATTAAGGAAGTTAAAGGCAATCCCTGACAATAAGATCTTGGAAAAACTTAGAATCAGCTACGATTTGctggatgatgatgatgtacAGAAAATATTCCTTGATATTGTCTGTTTCTTTGTGGGGAAGGATAGAGACTATGCAGTTACTATACTCGATGGATGTGGTTTTTTCTCAGTAGTAGGAATTCAGATTCTTTCAGATAGATGCCTGATAGAAATGGACAAGGATAAGCTGAAAGTGCATTCATTGATTCAAGATATGGGAAGAGAAATTATCCGCCTAGAATCCCCTTGggagcctcggaaaagaagtaGAGTTTGGCGATACAGAGATTCCTTCAATATATTGAGTACAAAAACT GGAACTGAAAACATTGAAGGCCTGGTTCTTGACAAGGGAATGTCCAATAAATTGTCCAAAGCAGTCAAATCTGTCCGATCGTATTTCTTCAGTGAAGATGCTGGTCCGATAGGTCATGGCTATCCAAGAAAACGCCGCAAGCATTTGGAGCATTTTGATGATGCCAGCACAGAAGGTTCAGACAGTATAGAATTTGAAGCTGATGCATTTTCCAGAATGCAGAGGCTGAGGATTCTCCAGCTTAGTTATGTAAGCTTAACTGGATTCTTTAGTTTGTTTCCGAAAAGTCTAAGATTACTATGTTGGTCTGGATTTCGTATGAAGATCATCCCTGAGGATCTCCCTCTAGAGAGCCTGGTTGCccttgaaatgaaaaaaagttatttggAAAAAGCCTGGGAGGGAATTAAG ATTCTTACATCATTAAAGATCCTCAACTttagtcattccccctttctaaAAAGAACTCCTGATTTTTCTGGACTTCCCCATTTGAAAACTTTGATCCTGAAAGACTGCATTAAGTTGGTCAATATTCATGAATCAATTGGATGCCTTGACGGACTTGTCTATCTGAACTTGAGAGACTGCAAGAATCTAAGGAGACTCCCTGGAAGCTTTTATAAGCTCAAATCCTTAGAAAAACTTATAATCTCTGGCTGTTCTAGACTAGTTACATCAGCAATAGAGCTAGGCAAGTTAGAATCTTTGACAATCCTGCAGGCTGATGGAATGAATTTTGGTCATTTAGTCCCCGTGGGTGGTAACATGAATTCATGGAGTGCCCTCTGGAGAACTTGGTCATCCAAGTTGAGAAGATCCCCAGGCTCTAACCAGTTTTCGTTCTCTTCTTTATCAAGTTCGCTCGTCAGCTTAAGTCTTTCTACTTGCAACTTAACAGATGATGCTCTATCCTTTGGCCTCAGCAACCTTCCCTCGTTATGCTTCTTGAATCTAAGTGAAAACTTGATTTATAACCTGCCTCAGAGTATCAAAAATCTTGGTAAGCTCCAAGACCTTTGGTTAGATGGATGTCAAAGCCTCCTATCTCTGCCAGAGCTTCCGTCAAGCCTTGTTAAGCTGAAAGCAGTTAGATGCTCATCACTGCAAACAGTCACAAATCTACCAAACCTAATGACAACTCTCTTTTTAGATGTCATGGAAAGTGAGAGCTTAACTGAGATTTCAGGAATTTTCAAGCTAAAGCCCATTGATAATTTTGAAGCTGAAATATTGAATACTCTACGCCTTCTTGTCAACCTAGATAACACATTCGATACAGTGGTGGAAATATTTAATAGGTTCACCAAAACAAAAAGGATGTATTCAGTACAGCAG GGACTCTATGAATTTGGAATCTTCAGTACTTCTTTTCCAGGAAATGAGGTTCCAAGCTGGTTCAGCAACAAAAGTGAACAGAGATTGTTGACATTGTATGTGGATTCACTTCCTAATATCAAGATAACAGGACTGCTCATTTGCATCGTCTATGAACGTTCTAGTCCTCGTATATTTCGCTATTTTAGTGACAGTAAATTTGGGGGCTCGCATACAATCGACATCAAAGTCCAAAACATTACACAGGGTCTTAAGTGGATTTATGCCCCATCATTCATTGGTATTCCAGGAGAGAACAACAGGTTGACATTTTTATGCCACTGGAAGTTTGGCAAGTATTTACAAACAGGTGATCAGATTAATGTTTCATTGCCTTGTTGGGATAAAACTTTTAAGATGAAAGAGTTTGGAGCTACACTTGCTTATAACAATCCAGATTTAGACCAGTCCTCAGCATCTACTAGTGAAACAAGAGTTCTTGCAACGCGAGATACTCCAATTAGTGAATATCAATCCGAAGAAATTGTCATGGAAGGCTTCATGCCTTCATATCAGTTGGCGGTTCATCATTACTATCTTTCTCACCCTGAGTACTATGTGATGCGTGACAATGCAGATTTCGTTGTGAGGTCAATCTTGAACGAGAAATTGTTCGAGGATTATGATGTGCAGACTGCAGGTTCAG GGGCAGAAgaagaggatgatgatgatagcATCTTCCATTATGACGACGATGAAGATGAAGAGGCTGCACTAGCAGAGCTCGAGGAGCTGTTGGAAAGATCTTGGTGA
- the LOC138340750 gene encoding uncharacterized protein yields MNLAPISFNVSSSTVPSFHIASSHSQSLSLRRSITPLAIVSRKVIPARDRVIDFGKYKGKMLGTLPSKYLKWVTKNLRARDFEEWAQLADQVLSDPIYRDRIEWEFAQNLLNGDVSPARTQSSVSELLEISTRFRWDNEDKLGWSKIDFELLGTSKGGRIPRLSDSPNNSIRVEDKKKGTDGVDSSQDDGEKDNRERRRERIKLQRRPNESGQRSTSVTQRRANSDHFNPLKSDPIGATNNNTSSGRTETPSRFPGRESLLKKALSRKNTSN; encoded by the coding sequence ATGAATCTTGCTCCAATCTCATTCAATGTCTCATCTTCTACAGTTCCAAGTTTCCATATAGCTTCTTCACATTCACAGTCCTTGTCGTTGAGGAGGAGTATTACTCCTTTAGCAATTGTATCCAGAAAAGTTATTCCAGCGCGAGACCGAGTCATAGATTTTGGAAAATACAAAGGTAAAATGCTGGGAACACTCCCATCTAAGTACCTCAAATGGGTGACAAAGAATCTCCGAGCTCGAGATTTTGAAGAATGGGCTCAGCTAGCAGATCAAGTCCTCTCTGACCCTATCTATAGGGACCGAATTGAATGGGAGTTTGCCCAAAATCTCCTCAACGGCGACGTTTCACCGGCACGGACGCAGAGTTCCGTTTCGGAGTTGCTGGAAATCAGCACCAGATTCCGTTGGGACAATGAGGATAAGTTGGGTTGGAGCAAAATTGATTTTGAGTTACTTGGGACCTCTAAAGGTGGTCGAATACCAAGGCTTTCTGATTCCCCCAATAATTCAATTAGGgttgaagataaaaaaaagggTACAGATGGAGTTGATAGTAGTCAGGATGATGGCGAAAAAGACAATAGGGAGAGAAGACGGGAAAGGATAAAGTTACAGAGGAGACCGAATGAATCTGGCCAACGTTCAACTAGTGTTACACAGAGAAGAGCGAATTCTGATCATTTCAATCCACTCAAATCAGACCCAATTGGCGCCACTAATAATAACACTAGTAGCGGCAGAACGGAAACTCCGAGTCGTTTTCCGGGTCGTGAATCCCTGTTGAAGAAAGCATTGTCCAGAAAAAATAcctcaaattaa